In one window of Blastocatellia bacterium DNA:
- a CDS encoding O-methyltransferase, whose amino-acid sequence MGILYEDVARYIESFSPDRLDVLLEQEEVAHRRRIPIVGPIVGRWLHQLARMIGARRIFEMGSAIGYSTIWLALAVPEDGVVYYTDNNPTNAREALGYFRRAGVADRVRILVGDALLLLDQVEGQFDLIFNDVDKHQYPDVFRKAVPRLRRGGLLVADNVLWSGRVARGETDRETAAIREFNRLLFSSPDLLTTIIPLRDGLSVSLKL is encoded by the coding sequence ATGGGCATCCTTTACGAAGACGTCGCTCGATACATCGAGAGTTTCTCTCCCGATCGCCTCGATGTACTCCTCGAGCAGGAGGAGGTAGCCCATCGGCGGCGTATTCCCATCGTCGGTCCGATCGTGGGCCGATGGTTGCACCAATTGGCGCGCATGATTGGCGCACGGCGGATCTTCGAGATGGGATCGGCGATCGGATACTCGACGATCTGGCTGGCTTTGGCCGTCCCCGAGGATGGGGTCGTGTATTACACCGATAACAATCCGACCAATGCGCGCGAAGCGCTCGGGTATTTTCGGCGTGCGGGCGTCGCCGATCGAGTCCGGATTCTAGTCGGCGATGCGTTGCTGCTCCTGGACCAGGTGGAGGGACAGTTCGATCTGATCTTCAACGACGTGGACAAGCATCAATATCCGGACGTCTTTCGCAAGGCCGTGCCGCGGTTGCGACGCGGTGGTCTCTTGGTGGCCGACAATGTCTTGTGGAGCGGGCGCGTCGCGCGTGGGGAGACTGATCGGGAGACCGCGGCCATTCGCGAGTTCAATCGGCTGCTCTTCTCATCGCCGGACTTGTTGACGACGATCATCCCTCTGCGCGATGGCCTCTCGGTGAGTTTGAAATTGTGA
- a CDS encoding ROK family protein, with translation MSDERAIIGVDIGGTKIATGIVCGTRVLERVFLPTLADRSKEEVLHQVFASVDLVLERASHRIEQIDGIGVVAPGPLDPRTGTLLYSPNIPALKDVPIVRLMRERYGRPVRIENDANAAGLAEALFGAGAGYEHVFYVTVSTGIGTGVILGGKIYGGRTGMAVEAGHVTIDYDGPLCNCGHRGCIEAFASGTAITRRTKEKLRQAMVPSLLHDLVAGDLEAITPIVVGEAARRGDPLALEVVEETARFLSIWLGGMINVFDPDIIVLGGGVSQWGDLLFSRLRQLTPMYSILPRAAEIAIVPTRLEADVGILGAAALFAST, from the coding sequence ATGAGCGATGAGCGAGCCATCATCGGCGTCGACATCGGGGGAACGAAGATCGCCACCGGAATCGTTTGCGGCACGCGCGTTCTGGAACGCGTCTTCCTTCCCACACTGGCGGATCGGTCGAAGGAAGAGGTGTTGCATCAAGTCTTCGCCTCTGTGGACCTCGTCCTCGAACGCGCGAGCCATCGCATCGAACAGATTGATGGCATCGGCGTCGTCGCTCCTGGCCCTCTCGATCCTCGAACGGGCACATTGCTTTATTCCCCGAACATCCCGGCCTTGAAGGATGTCCCCATCGTTCGCCTCATGCGCGAGCGCTACGGCCGTCCCGTGCGCATTGAAAACGACGCGAACGCCGCTGGACTGGCCGAGGCCCTCTTTGGAGCGGGCGCCGGATACGAGCACGTCTTCTACGTCACCGTGAGCACTGGGATCGGAACGGGCGTCATCCTCGGCGGCAAGATCTATGGGGGACGAACCGGCATGGCTGTCGAGGCCGGACATGTCACCATTGACTACGATGGACCGCTCTGCAACTGTGGCCATCGGGGATGCATCGAAGCCTTCGCTTCGGGCACGGCCATCACCCGACGGACGAAGGAGAAGCTGCGTCAAGCGATGGTCCCCTCGCTCCTCCATGATCTCGTCGCTGGGGATCTGGAGGCCATCACGCCCATCGTCGTGGGTGAAGCCGCCCGACGAGGAGACCCGCTCGCTCTGGAGGTCGTCGAGGAGACGGCGCGTTTTCTAAGCATTTGGCTTGGGGGGATGATCAACGTCTTCGATCCCGATATCATCGTCTTAGGCGGAGGCGTCTCGCAATGGGGCGATCTCTTGTTCTCCCGTCTGCGCCAGCTCACGCCGATGTATTCGATCCTCCCGCGCGCGGCTGAGATCGCCATTGTCCCTACCCGCTTGGAAGCGGATGTCGGCATTCTCGGAGCCGCTGCACTTTTCGCTTCCACGTGA